TCAAGAACCCAGAAGAGGTCGGGACCATTCTGGCCTTGCAGTTCCAAGGAGAGCTTGGTGTTGTACTCTGCGAAGGGAATGGATTCGAAGGTTGCATCAATCTCGATGCCCTTCTGTGCAGCAAACCCCTGTACAAAGGAGTCAAGCAATGCAATCTGATCAGGGTTGCTGGTCCATGTAGCGATAGTCATCGATACTGGACCGCTAGGAGCAGCTTCTTCCTTAGCGCCAGCAGCAAATGCCATACCCATGGCAAGAAAGAGAACGAGCAGAAAGGTCAGTAGACGTACTACTCCCTTCGTTTGGTTTGTTTTCATACAATCCTCCTAAAGTGTTTGATTAATCATTTAATCAGTCACTGTATGGTACCCTCCGTTTGGACATCCGTCAATAAAAAAATGCAACTCTCCGAAGAAAGCTGCATGCAACAAGAGATATATCTGTATTAAGCTAACAGTACCAGACTCAGTGCCATGACCATCATACCGGCGATAACACCGGCAATTGCAATATGGTGTTCCCCATACTCCTCGGCAGTTGGCAACAGTTCATCCAAGCTGATGTAAACCATGATACCTGCCACAGAAGCGAAAACAAAACCAAAGGTGATATCATTGAACCAAGCCCGAAGGAGGAAGTACCCGATGGCAGCCCCTACCGGTTCAGCGAGGCCACTGAGCAAGCTCAACCAGAAGGCTTTCTTCCGGCTCTTGGTCGCATAGTAGATCGGGGCTGCGACAGCTACACCTTCAGGTATATTATGGATTGCAATCGCCACAGCAATGCTGATACCCAAGCTTGGGTCGGAAAGCCCTGCCATGAAAGTAGCCAAGCCTTCGGGGAAGTTATGGATTGCAATGGCAAGCGCGCTGAAGAAACCCATACGCATCAGGCGGGCATCATCGCCTGCCTTCACTGGTTTCAAGTCACCAGGAACGCCTTTCATCTCATGTGGGTTCTCATATTCAGGAATAAGTTTGTCAATGATGGCAATAAGGGCAATACCGGCAAAGAATGCAATACTGGTCATCCAGTACCCTTGTTTCGGCCCCATTGCTGACTCAAGCGCTTCACGAGCCTTGACGAAGATTTCAATCATCGCCACATAGATCATGACTCCTGCTGAGAATCCAAGAGCAGCTGCAAGGAAACGTGGATTGAATTTCTTGGAGAAGAAGCTCATCAGAGAGCCAACTCCTGTACCCAACCCTGCAAAAATGGTCAATCCAAAGGCGACCAGAATTGTTGAAGTAGAAACATCATACATAGCGAGAATCTCCCGACATTGCGTGCGATACCTAACCCTATCACGAGCAGGAATTCAGAGCAACAGGAACTGATTGACAGTTCCCAGATAATCGCAGTAGACTATATTCATAGTGCATATAGTCGTTATGGATATAGTCATATAAGGAATAGCTAATGAACGAACACCCACCAGCCTGTTGTCCTGGCAAGAACCATAAGATGGAACGCTTCCTGGAAGTCTGCCTTTTGTTGTTGCTCTATAATGAAATAGGACATGGCTATGGACTCATGGAACAACTTGAGCAATTTGGTTTCTCGAAAGATGAACTGAATGTCAGCACGCTCTACAGAACCCTCAGAAAAATGGAAAAGGAAGAGTTGGTCTGCTCTTGCTGGGAAGAAGGTGGTCCAGGACCAAAACGAAGAACCTACAAGATAACAGACGCAGGAAGAGCAGATCTTGGTCAATGGATCAATATCCTGAAGATGAGAAAATCCATGATCGAGCAACTGATTGCTGTATATGCTGAAACAACACAACACGACAAGGAAACCAAATGACTACAATTATCATCATCTACAGTTTGGTAGCAGTAAGCTTGATCATCTCCCTGATCAAAAGCAAGGAGAAGACCAAAAAAGCCATGAAAGTAGCAGCGAAAGCGTTTGTGAAGACTGCACCAAGTCTATTGGCAG
This sequence is a window from uncultured Sphaerochaeta sp.. Protein-coding genes within it:
- a CDS encoding helix-turn-helix transcriptional regulator gives rise to the protein MNEHPPACCPGKNHKMERFLEVCLLLLLYNEIGHGYGLMEQLEQFGFSKDELNVSTLYRTLRKMEKEELVCSCWEEGGPGPKRRTYKITDAGRADLGQWINILKMRKSMIEQLIAVYAETTQHDKETK
- the zupT gene encoding zinc transporter ZupT, which translates into the protein MYDVSTSTILVAFGLTIFAGLGTGVGSLMSFFSKKFNPRFLAAALGFSAGVMIYVAMIEIFVKAREALESAMGPKQGYWMTSIAFFAGIALIAIIDKLIPEYENPHEMKGVPGDLKPVKAGDDARLMRMGFFSALAIAIHNFPEGLATFMAGLSDPSLGISIAVAIAIHNIPEGVAVAAPIYYATKSRKKAFWLSLLSGLAEPVGAAIGYFLLRAWFNDITFGFVFASVAGIMVYISLDELLPTAEEYGEHHIAIAGVIAGMMVMALSLVLLA